A region of the Salvia splendens isolate huo1 chromosome 11, SspV2, whole genome shotgun sequence genome:
TACATTGACAAAAGTTGACGAAAATAGACGTCGTACTGTGTGACGATACATCATCATATACAGCGTAGCCGCTGTGCTGTCACTTTGCCTTTTTGAGAGCAGTGACTGAACCAGAAGAAATGGAGATCTCATCATATCTCTGAAACAGGTAAGCAAGAAACACAGCCGCAGTTTGAGGCACGGCGTCCTTGGCCGCACACTGCTTGTTGGAGGCCGATGGGCCCGGAGTCCCCATCTGCGGCCCGTTCGACCAGAACAGGTATTCAAGTAACTCCTCTCCGCCTCTTTTCTTTGAGAATCTGTTGTACACAAATTCCTCTGGATTCTCAAATATTTTAGGATCCCTCATCACTAGTGGCTGGAAGCCACACAGCAGCTCGCCTTTCTTGATCTCGTACACTGTGGTGTGCGAGCTGAGGTCGAAGTTCTTTCGAGCTCGGCCGAACTGCTGTGGGACAGGTGGATTCAAACGCAGTGTCTCGTACACGAACGAATTCACCAGGTCCATCTCCCTCACCGTCTCGAAGCTAAGGATGTTGTTCGAGAGCTTCTCCTGCACCTCCTTCCTCAGCTCCTCCTGCACGCTCGGCTTCTGCTCGCTGAGGCTGCTGAGGAGCgaaaggaagaagagggagaacCCTCCGAACGCGTTGAACCCGAGCATGAAGATGAGGTTGTGGATGGCTTCCTCCTTGGTGAGCTTGAACTCGGTTTGCGCCCTCGCCAGTGTTTCCCCGGCTCCTTTTTCGACAAAATTCGCGAGCTTTTGGTAATCGGATTTGACGAGCCAGAAAGGGTAGAAGAATGAGTGGAGGAAGATCTCCTCGAGGGGTTGCACGACATTGATGCTTATTGTGGGGAGGAGCTGCACGGCGAGCCATTTGTCGATCATTATGTGGCCGGATTTCTTGATCTCCGGGAAGGCGGACGTGTCGGCACCGAGGAGGGTGAGGCTGAGGAAGGAGAATAGGAATTCTTGGAGAGGGAAGATGTAGCTGGCGGAGCTTCCGTCTCCGGCAGCGGCGAGTTGGGATTCGAGGGAATCCCACATCGCGTCGAGGGTGGTGGTCATGGACGAAACCCATGTGCTCGAGCTTCGTCTTAAGATGTCTTTGGCAAAATCTTTGATTTGTCCATGCTTGGTTTCTGCAGTATCCAGATAAGCACAAACCCTGATTCCGCCGGTGTAATTGACGCTAGGCATGAAATCGCCGACGAGGACGTTCGATTTAGggttttagggtttagggtttagggttcagggttttttttttttttttttttaaaaaattaacttcatatatttatatcatatatatgaaggaagaaattacaaatcaactccaataacaaggaggaaagacaaattacgccacccagggttcgaactcgagacctccaggatggacgcggtatccagcaccctttaccgctaggccaaggggcttggatggtttagggttcagggtttagggtttagggtttagggttcagggtttagggtttttttttttttttcctcaaacaccatcacggcggggggttaaggcggacccccaacctgtatatatcaaaaatcaccaagagaacatacatcagacgagcccaaaagtgactcggtccgcacgagagatacaaaacacaagagctaacaaagctactatggtatccccacagaccgggtactaaccatctaactaaagagagaataaacataacaaagctatacatcataaaaaggacaaggatgatggccaagagcgggccaaatccaaaggaaataaaaaaaccataaatcaaaaccacgaaccaagtgaagtagtcatccatctcgatatctgaatctgaagttcggatagcccaactggtccatcctgacgagcgacttcaaataccgaggcgctgaatccgcatcgaagaaggtgatggcaggggtctggacccccctacctgccaaaaagtctgctggtcggttgccctctcgaaagatgtgagagaacatgaactgtatctgtgcgagcaaagtacgaatgcgagccatgtgatgtctcacatccgctgctcctctgcgtcctgaagtgaacaccgcgaccactgctgccgcatccatctcgacccagacatgcgaggaaaactgcatagccagtgtcagcccgtgaagaagagctaaaagctccgcctcgaaggccgacccagctgcgagaggcgtacaaaaggcccccaagagagaaccgtctgagccccgaaccactcccccaccgcctgcctgtcccgtcgagctagtaaaggccccgtcggtgttcagcttcacccaaggatcgtcgggtggatgccaaagcacttgcagggacctcagaactcgccggcgaggaggagccaaaggcatgaagtcaacggccggggtgcaaccgcgccaatgaagggggactagcacacccgccgccaccaagatcctcaggtgccgaacaacctgccaaataacatgtgaagaacgaaaagaaatgccgcgatgcttgcagctattcctctccgtccagataaaccagtataccaaacagggaatgatgaagctgatgtgcaaggcggtggccctgtgagaggacctccaccaaaaacctaatctatgtgcaatatcagtgcacgtgtgaatgtgtgtgctgatgtaagggaaccagccatcaaagtaatcccaaaccgatctcgccagaggactcgacacaaacaaatgctgaaacgactcgactgaaaaagaagagacacaacagagacacttggatgcaagagagataccacgggcctgaacataacactcaacagggagcctctggaggaggaggcgccagatgaagacagagatggtaggggtcagcccagcattccaaaccatgcgaagtccgaaatgtctaggggaccgtgtccggatgagctcccaagctgaggccgtcgagaactcgccatcgccagtgatgctccatcgcatcacatcccgcctgcccacctcaatcggaacaaccctgataagatccaacacatgcaaaggcacaccatacaaagccagataatcatgcagtttttcaacatgccaagtatgatcatgccaaaatctagagacctcagcggcaggaagatcagtcccgggcggacaataggtcctaagggggagatccccgacccacacgtcatcccagaaactaatccgcccttcgcctagggaccacctaatgagaccatgaacctgacccctaatgtccgtgagacgatgccaaataggactatcatgcacagagtaaggagaaatgaaagcacgaccagcatggaaacaatacttgcgcatggtaaactgcgcccaaagtgaatcctgcgcgagaaatctccaccagagcttgatgctgaaagctttgacgacctcgcggaaacgacggatgccgaggcctccctcatccaacggcagacaaatcttcttcttccagctaacccagtgaatcttcctctgctccccaaccgtgccccaaaagaaccgggccaagatctgctccaactccctcatccaatactgatatggcttcaggacctggaagatgtgaagagggatggttacaagggtgctcttgatcagagcgaggcgccctccaagagaaagatgtctgtgagaccagctgtgaattcggtccaccatcttctgtcggatatctaaaaggtagccggccttcagcccccccttatagatagggacaccgaggtaggtgaaagggaggaatccctgctggaatccactcgcctctgccacctcagccgcccaagcgtcgaacttctcaaagaggtagaaatgactctttcccctgttcaccatctgacccgacacggcagaatagtgctcgagacaatgaaccagcctctccacggactgtctgtgcgccctgacaaaaatgataacgtcatcggcataagacaaatgggatatggccggcgcgcgccttgcacatctatactccatatcggGATATGTGTCAACAagcctgttcaagctcctcgaaagataatctgcagcaagcacgaacagtgacggcgataacggatctccctggcgaagtcccctGGTAGACTGGAAGAAACCTGCCGGAGCCCCGTTCACGAGCACTGAGAACCAGCATGAAGAGATGCATCGATCCACCATACTCACCCATcccggcgggaatcccatcctctgaagcaccaggaggaggaaaggccattgcactcgatcataggccttagccatgtctagcttgagggccagattaggcgagtttgccttctgaatgagcgaccATTGGATGTGTGAtttgcgttttgaatgaattgtttgatgatttaatgaatctatggtgaatgatatATGATGTTACGAAAACATGAGTATAAGGACTCTCTCGAGCATGTTtttgtgttaaaaccatgaaaaagttgattttgaataaatagggataaaccctaattcgaatttttaaaggcatgaaaagctgtaagtttggacagtatgttccgacatgtatttgaccgactaaatgaactccgatttgatcgattctttATCCTGAGTAAACTTAATGATGTCTTATGTATTGTGTacgaatttcaactcatttggacgaaagatgaatttatggtgaattgttaaagttgactgcgcatttctgacagaaagtgttttctcgaccagtgagttacgttttctatttgactgacctaaaaactttattttaacatgatttttaaactggaagttatttgatgagtctactgcgttgtggtaaaattttagccccaacggaagtcgggtgaattttaataatttttataaaatggttgcgcagtgctgccggatttctacctttacaaaaacactatgttgttataagtgatatacatgattgatatatgtgatgacatgatgtgttgttcaaagatgggaaaagagaaaacgatagggacatgcataatattaagtcaatggttgtgactgataagatatatacattatctaaaggtgataactcgtgcgcgaagcgtgataacaaaggaaaggcagtagttggtatctaaacggtcgaggtgggcttcttttctaccctacactatgtgtgggctttcttttactaaactcttttacgtatgattgtggagctataagggtggtttaaagtatttatcatgccgtgatttgttttaacgtgcctatctgatgtggctgttgccactgttatataaatcgaattcgggtcctcgtagggccgcaaaccctacttggattagtgtacacctatggtagatcgtgtgctagcgtacgggctggccggtctagtgacctggtttgcggccgcattccttgtcatgtattggcagatatggctattgtctatgggaaaatgactgatcagtcgaattttacaatgggaaatgatttgagtgcctcgggcctttctaaagctaaaccccgatggttacttacgtatggcatgataaactatatctttattaaaaaaaatgttttcggcataagtccactgagtattttataagtactcagccctgcatatgttttccttatgtgcaggttgagcggcgacgagcggttggcggtgttgagcaaattaaacaaaatgataatatggtcttgaaactccgagtgtcgtcgtgtcttcacacatgacttcactctttctcttggtcgttttccgctgcgatatttcttttacttattagcaattgggcttgaacttgaatttattccgttattgaatattttaaagtcttgttggataatgtcaaactcttaatcttttccattaatattaatgtctggcccaactcattatttaaacccgagccctcatcttgttttatacttaattgctcgtttaatatgttggtcaagccttattgatgaaaccctagtctattttccttgttatatttaagtctgtttaagtcgcgatcacccgcatttattataccctagaagggcggtcgtgacattgtgtgtttcaagcatgaaaaattggtgtTTGTTCGATGGAAGaggaaaaccctattttcgaaactatgaacctgaaatctgtggcgtacgaccagtagcttctgatctgtaattgaccaatcaaacgatcgaattttgatatgaaatttttactgagtaaactccaaggtgttttctatgtctcgtgtgaattttatccctttttgtcgaaaaatgaatttttaataaatatttgaagaggactgcgcaaatctgccagaaacttgtgttctcgccaagaatgtttcgttttctgtttgaccgaccaaatgacctctgaatgatgtgattcttgaactatatgaacatatgaagtgtcttctgagtcgtttaaaattttcagcctttttgggcattggataaatttatggtgaatttttcaaatgatctgcgcagtgctgtcagaaattttatgttccgaccagagagtttagtATTTGATATGGCTGATtaatgacgtgatttcagtgtgaaaatttgtatggatgaacttgaatgtgtcttctatgttgtgaccaaaatttagcttcatatgaggtcgggtgaatttatagtgatttttacaaaacggtcgcacagttctgccagttttctgccttgttaaaataactcttattttcaagtttaaaagtattatatgatgcatgtatgtccaaggaacgtgtttaatgatgtgatcacgtgagataagttgaaatatattatggtgtgtctttccatctttgtgacgtatgttggggttgggtaattgagaaaaacgatgagagagaaacgataggacatgcatagtaatgtgtttttggtggaaggctgacttgtgttgtcatttacaagggtgattgtgtattcgtgaactcggggaacgagagttgccataagttgggttgtgaattgttaagcgaacgaggtgagctttcttttcaaacctctttattttctgaaaatattacgtggtgttataagggtggtttaactgttatgtcatgctatgtttttgtttgtgagattgttgtctgatgcctagttcgtctgagcttgctccgttaggctatagggcggtgttgtgaaacgaattcgggtctgagtagggctgcaaaccctatcaggctgagtacactggtgggatcgtgagccgtccttgctagtcggacggtctcgtgggcgaatagtgtggccacactttcgtcgcactgcgatatgatgattgtgattgatggattgatgtgaaaagtggggagataaattgtctggctagacttgaaatattttgtgttctcgtgatattttcttgctatctaaaactcgagatcactggtatggatgacataattatactccctccgtaccgcactactcgcacatttccttttgggcagggagattaaggaatgagtgatagacaaagtcaacaattacggttgtaggtataaattgttactaaaaatggaaagagtgcaaataacttgggacgcccagaaaggaaataagtgcaagtagtgcgggacggagggagtattaaaaatgttttcggcatgagcccattgagtacaacaagtactcagccctgcatattatttttcttatgtgcaggttgagcaggatgttgcggaggatgttgagctagccttaggatgcgttgtgtcttcataaataggcgtgatccttgactctctttttaaacctttttccgctgctatattattaactatgtctcaagacttaaaTCGTTTCCGTATTGTGTTTTGAgcatgtatggttgtgttaggttttaaccaagtaattacgttgtctttgaaaatggtgttttctgtgaattaaattaaatgttttactttagaaGTTATTTGggtcatttctaattaatagtacaattttaaccttaaacttttttatttaaaacaaaattgttttttttctgcctttaagttaattaagtttctttttaaagacgttgtccatgcatgttggtcacgatcgccgcgtttgtggtaaccctagtatgggcggtcgtgacaatcacacatagcatgctcgattttcacatcACCAAttgagatgggtaaggtaaacatacttggatcattgcatttcgaaggcatcctccgcttttgaatcactaCAGAGATGTTCTCACcgatcaaaattttcccactaggtctagccttcccagctataaattccttgatgaacttgctaaacaccggcaatttcaaagcatgtaagaatggtagattaatctccaatttcccaaaaatatccatgaaatccaccagctcttcctttttcttcttagcttccccccggcttgggaaaggctttagtcgcttccctgctccgatAGAGCTTTCAGCTGAGAATTCTCCAGTTTCCTCCCTTATTGCCTCgttctccaactccggctctggatcgaggaaaaatggttcagttGACTTAGGCAGGGGTTTCTCCAAACCCcgatccaaccacaaacctgcataaattcagaaaacaactgCGAAACGCACCCAGTtcgaacaatccaactccaaaattccAGAAATCAACATGACAGAcgtaacagaaaatcaaacttgcattaaaataagagaatattCAGCAAAAGCAaacagaggtccgagcttcgagcagcgaagctcggcaaaatcagcaaagtatgaaagtgtaaattaaattgtttcttcacccccactgaaggacggtgttacaacccaatcgaaaaTATATGAAAGCTCAAAGTGAACCCCAGTGCATGACacccctgaatctccccacgaaaagaacccaagtgtgtgaaaagtgaactaagctaccgGCTGTTAGCGAgctctccaaccgagaagacccctccagcgtgcatgcttctgccttttatagacgcggacatagccttctagagtcttcgtagaaatctctattctacccttcaactccgaggcttcctccgtcaagcaattttccgcataatgtccactcattcacctatttcctaggtccacgcaactgtcttcCTCCTTTcgtggacctggcgaaaatcttcacacacctggcttaaaacgtgcgttagacccagaaattttacgaattaaaaccctagacctatgcatgaaattccGTCCCTTGTATAAGGTTtaatagtataggagtttatttgtaatttcgtCCCTTGTATAAggtttaatttttaaaaaaaaaccctaaaccctatgGGAAGCAAGGGTTCTTCTTCCCGGGTTGACAATGGCTATGGAGTTCTCATCgcaggtttgggtcgagatggatgcagcagcagtggtcgcggtgttcacttcaggatgcgggggagcagcggatgtgagacatcacatggctcgtaTTCGCATTTTGCTCTCACAACTGCAGGTCAGGTTCTCTCACATCTATCGAGATGCGggggagcagcggatgtgagcaACCTGCCAGCCGATTTCCTGGCAGGTAGGGCGgcccagacccctgccatcaccttctatGATGCGGATTCaacgcctcggtatttgaagtcgctcgtgaggatggaccagttgggctatccgaacttcagattcagatatcgagatggatgacttgtacacttggttcgtggttttgacttatggtttcttattttccctttGGATCCcttggccatcatccttgtgATTATCATGTTTTTATGGTTCTTTTCTCTTTAGATCTCTCGATTGTTAGATGggtagtacccggtctgtggggataccattgtagctttgttagctcttgtgatttgtaACTCTTGTgaggaccgagtcacttttggacttggttgatgtatgtttcttggatgtttttttatatagacaggttgggggtctgccTTAACCCCcggccgtgatggtgtttgagaaaaaaaaccctaaaccctaaaccctccCTTAGCACTCGATCTCCCAGACTCAACATTATAGCACTATGGGCTCTCTCCATCATGTCAAGCTTCTTGATCTCATCTTTATCATCAAGATTCGTATCTTTATCTGGAGTCTTGTACTTCATTGCTTCCCATAGCCCTTGCTATATAAGCACGACCTTCATCTTCACTTTCCACAAACCAAAATCATTCTTCCCCGTGAATTTTTCAAAGTCAAACTGTGCGCCAGCCATTGTCGTCGTCTCctattcccacagacggcgccaatttgtaaaaTTCCACGTTTGAAATAGCAATCAACACACACTAAACCAAACGCACAAGAACAACAATGCACATCGTTTACATGGTTCGATCAATTTGATCTACATCCACAGGAGAACTCGAGTATGTTGTATTGATGAAGTAAACCGAGATTACAATGCAAATCAACGATGAAACTACACAATCTATACAGCTTCTATACAAGATTCCTCTGCTAAATCTCAGTAGCAAGATGAACTAACCAAAGCTAAGATCAATGAGTGAACTCTCTTCAAATCAACACTTCAAGGTCGACGCTCCTCACTTCTTCTTGAGCAAGAATTACagagctctctctttctctcgatCTCTCTCAATATGTGTATCTCTTCTTGATTTCTTGATCATGCTAGAAGTGTGTATGAATGCATATATATACCCCACTCTAACTAACTCCAACCGAGCCGTGATCCCATGCGCTCAACCTCACGTACACCCTCATGCACAACTAACTTAACTAACTAGTCAAGCTTGATGTTGTGAGACGCATTTGGTTAACAAAATCAATCTTGAATAATCTCATCTACCTCGTGCTTGTGATACGAATGATCTTAATATTAGGACATACTACTATATTTTGCAAGGGTTGAATTAAATGATAGAGAAGCTATGAGATGAACACATTGACCAAAAAGCcaaaaaagtataaaaagacGAATCTGTAGATAGGAAATACTAGGAAATACTTATTTACAACCACATCCACATGTATATGAAGGGTTTGGAAAAGAGATAGGAGCAGGGATGGGGGCGGTGAGGGCATTTTCAGGTGCAGGGTGCCGCAGCAGAGATGAAGTATACGTAGCAGCTGTGGCCTTGAAGGGACCTGCTCAGCTGCTCTTCTCTCTCAATTTATGGGATTTGCAGCATTTCATGGTCATCACCAaaccctcttcctcttcttatCCTCTTACAGTATATGACTTTCAGCCACAGGATCCTGAAAGTATATGGCTGGCTGCTGCTGCCTTATCTCATACAAAAATACCTGGTACCAATCCAGCGATCTTTCATTCTTATCTTAAATTTGAGCATCTTCTAACATTTATTAAGTAAAAGCAGGAGCTATTCTGGTGAGGAAGCTCTCAAAACTTCCTCAGAGGAAATGTTGGTTTGTAGGCTATACCAAAGAAGATGCAGATGTCCACACATTCAACCCCACCTGGGAAACTCACCTCCTTGTCGGGTCCCATGATTGTCGACATTATACTCAAGGTACTTGTGTCTAAACAgcagcatcatcatcatcatcatctttttCTCAATGTCTATATGTATTCAGCTAACAATAACTTCCTCTCCTCTCCATGATAGGCCTTGTAGAGCACCTAACAGGCAACAAATGTATACTAGACCATCTCAGGTCAAACTACTAGTAAACTCTCTACATACCTCAATGCAACAAATCACTACTCTCCATCTCTGCTGCAAAATAGATACTCATATCATAAAGTTGCATTCTTTTATTATATAGTAATGGCTTAATGTTCATTGTTATTTAGCATTACATAACTACATAAACATTATACAAGAATCAGACCTTTTTCATCTTTTGATTTGCATTTCAATCACaaggtaaaaaaaattccactATAATTCAGAAATTTAATCAATCATAGCAAGAATACGAATACCaaatacaaaatta
Encoded here:
- the LOC121755378 gene encoding fatty acid hydroperoxide lyase, chloroplastic-like produces the protein KSNVLVGDFMPSVNYTGGIRVCAYLDTAETKHGQIKDFAKDILRRSSSTWVSSMTTTLDAMWDSLESQLAAAGDGSSASYIFPLQEFLFSFLSLTLLGADTSAFPEIKKSGHIMIDKWLAVQLLPTISINVVQPLEEIFLHSFFYPFWLVKSDYQKLANFVEKGAGETLARAQTEFKLTKEEAIHNLIFMLGFNAFGGFSLFFLSLLSSLSEQKPSVQEELRKEVQEKLSNNILSFETVREMDLVNSFVYETLRLNPPVPQQFGRARKNFDLSSHTTVYEIKKGELLCGFQPLVMRDPKIFENPEEFVYNRFSKKRGGEELLEYLFWSNGPQMGTPGPSASNKQCAAKDAVPQTAAVFLAYLFQRYDEISISSGSVTALKKAK
- the LOC121755177 gene encoding uncharacterized protein LOC121755177 gives rise to the protein MGAVRAFSGAGCRSRDEVYVAAVALKGPAQLLFSLNLWDLQHFMVITKPSSSSYPLTVYDFQPQDPESIWLAAAALSHTKIPGAILVRKLSKLPQRKCWFVGYTKEDADVHTFNPTWETHLLVGSHDCRHYTQGLVEHLTGNKCILDHLSETSSKRKSYSRW